One Flavobacterium sp. 90 DNA segment encodes these proteins:
- a CDS encoding transglycosylase domain-containing protein codes for MATKKNNQPNSNKDINYYKKKFWRIFAYTLLGILAFFLFASWGLFGSMPSFEDLENPDSNLATEIISSDGVVIGKYFKTNRSQLKYSDLPKSLVEALVATEDARFYEHSGIDGRGTLRAVFSLGTNGGASTLSQQLAKQLFHGEGSKFLPFRIVQKIKEWIIAIRLERQYTKNEILAMYCNVYDFGNYSVGVSSAAQTYFSKDPKDLTMDESAILVGMFKNSGLYNPVRNPEGVKNRRNVVLSQMEKAKMITESEKLRLQALPITLKFKLESHREGTATYFREYLRDYMKKWVAENKKPDGSDYDIYKDGLKIYTTIDSRMQLHAEEAVSEHMKNLQQQFFIEQKNNKNAPFVNITQAETDKLMMQAMKNSTRWAIMKDMDKSEDDIIASFKVKTKMRIFTWKGERDTTMTPMDSIRYFKHFLQSGLMAMEPQTGNIKAWVGGINYKYFQYDHVGQGARQVGSTFKPFVYATAIEQLNMSPCDSILDGPFMIHKGRHNVTADWEPRNSDNRYRGMVTLKQGLANSINTVSAKLIDRVGPEAVVELTHKLGVKTEIPAQPSIALGAVDITVEDMVAAYSTFANQGVYVKPQFLSRIENKSGEVIYEPIPESHDVLNKDIAFAVIKLLEGVTETGSGARLRTEGGGSGDNRWTGYPYVFRNPIAGKTGTTQNQSDGWFMGMVPNLVTGVWVGCEDRSARFKSLTYGQGATAALPIWGYFMKLCYADPGLQVSKSEFERPANLSIKVDCYSRPAVVKDTTQTEQNTDEFEL; via the coding sequence ATGGCCACCAAGAAAAACAATCAACCTAATAGTAATAAGGATATTAACTACTATAAAAAGAAATTCTGGAGAATTTTTGCTTATACCTTATTGGGTATTTTAGCTTTCTTTTTATTTGCATCATGGGGATTATTCGGATCAATGCCTTCTTTTGAAGATTTAGAAAATCCGGATTCCAATTTAGCGACCGAAATTATTTCGTCTGACGGAGTAGTTATTGGTAAGTATTTTAAAACCAACAGATCACAACTTAAATACTCAGATTTACCAAAAAGTCTGGTTGAAGCTTTGGTTGCCACTGAAGATGCTCGTTTTTATGAACATTCAGGAATCGACGGACGCGGAACTTTAAGAGCTGTTTTTAGTTTAGGAACCAATGGTGGAGCAAGTACATTATCGCAACAATTAGCTAAACAATTGTTTCATGGTGAAGGGTCTAAGTTTCTGCCTTTCAGGATTGTACAGAAAATAAAAGAGTGGATAATCGCCATTCGTCTGGAAAGACAATATACCAAAAATGAAATTTTGGCAATGTATTGCAACGTTTATGATTTTGGAAATTATTCTGTTGGAGTAAGTTCAGCAGCTCAAACTTATTTCTCTAAAGACCCGAAAGATTTAACAATGGATGAATCCGCTATTTTAGTGGGAATGTTCAAAAATTCAGGATTATACAATCCGGTTCGTAATCCTGAAGGAGTAAAAAATCGTCGTAATGTTGTACTTTCTCAAATGGAGAAAGCAAAGATGATTACTGAATCTGAAAAATTGAGATTACAAGCTTTACCAATTACTTTAAAATTCAAATTAGAAAGTCACCGCGAAGGAACAGCTACTTATTTCAGAGAGTATCTACGTGATTACATGAAAAAATGGGTTGCTGAAAATAAAAAACCAGACGGTTCTGATTATGATATCTACAAAGATGGATTGAAGATTTACACCACAATCGATTCAAGAATGCAATTACATGCTGAAGAAGCGGTTTCTGAACACATGAAAAATTTGCAACAACAGTTTTTCATCGAACAGAAAAATAATAAAAATGCACCTTTCGTAAATATCACTCAGGCAGAAACAGATAAACTGATGATGCAAGCCATGAAAAACTCAACACGTTGGGCAATCATGAAAGATATGGATAAAAGCGAAGATGATATCATTGCTTCATTCAAAGTAAAAACAAAAATGCGCATATTTACCTGGAAAGGAGAGCGTGATACAACAATGACGCCAATGGATTCCATTCGTTATTTTAAACACTTCTTGCAATCAGGTTTAATGGCGATGGAACCTCAAACCGGAAATATCAAAGCATGGGTTGGTGGAATTAATTATAAATATTTCCAATATGATCACGTTGGGCAAGGAGCAAGACAAGTAGGATCTACATTTAAACCATTTGTTTATGCTACGGCAATCGAACAATTAAATATGTCTCCTTGTGATTCTATTCTCGACGGACCATTTATGATTCACAAAGGACGTCATAATGTGACTGCAGATTGGGAGCCAAGAAATTCTGATAACAGATACCGTGGAATGGTAACTTTAAAACAAGGTCTTGCAAATTCTATCAATACAGTTTCGGCTAAATTGATTGATCGTGTTGGTCCGGAAGCTGTTGTAGAATTGACACATAAATTAGGTGTAAAAACTGAAATTCCTGCTCAGCCTTCTATCGCTTTAGGAGCAGTAGATATTACGGTTGAAGATATGGTCGCAGCATACAGTACGTTTGCCAATCAGGGAGTTTATGTTAAGCCACAGTTTTTATCTCGTATCGAAAACAAAAGCGGAGAGGTTATTTATGAGCCAATTCCGGAATCTCATGATGTTTTAAATAAAGATATTGCTTTTGCCGTAATTAAGTTACTAGAAGGAGTTACAGAAACTGGTTCTGGTGCTCGTTTACGTACAGAAGGAGGAGGAAGTGGAGATAACCGTTGGACAGGATATCCATATGTATTTAGAAACCCAATTGCGGGAAAAACAGGAACAACACAAAATCAATCAGACGGTTGGTTTATGGGAATGGTTCCAAATTTAGTAACCGGTGTTTGGGTTGGTTGTGAAGACCGTTCAGCACGTTTCAAGAGTTTAACTTACGGACAAGGAGCTACAGCGGCATTGCCAATTTGGGGATATTTCATGAAGCTTTGCTACGCAGATCCAGGACTTCAGGTTTCTAAATCTGAGTTTGAAAGACCTGCAAATCTTTCGATAAAAGTAGATTGCTATAGCAGGCCAGCAGTAGTAAAAGATACGACTCAAACAGAACAAAATACAGACGAATTCGAATTGTAG
- a CDS encoding CoA transferase subunit A, with protein MITKKVNNVQDAIQGIESGMTIMFGGFGLCGIPENTIAALVNTSISDLTCISNNAGVDDFGLGLLLQKKQVKKMISSYVGENAEFERQMLSGELEVELTPQGTLAERCRAAQAGIPAFFTPAGYGTEVAEGKEVREFNGKMHIMEEAFKAEFAIVKAWKGDEAGNLIFKGTARNFNACMAGAGKITIAEVEELVPVGTLDPNQIHIPGIMVQRIFQGEKFEKRIEQRTVRQRG; from the coding sequence ATGATTACAAAAAAAGTAAATAACGTTCAGGACGCTATACAAGGAATCGAAAGCGGAATGACCATTATGTTTGGTGGTTTTGGCTTATGCGGAATTCCTGAGAATACTATTGCAGCATTAGTAAATACTTCGATTTCAGATTTAACGTGCATTTCGAATAATGCGGGAGTTGATGATTTTGGTTTAGGATTGCTTTTGCAGAAAAAACAAGTCAAAAAAATGATTTCGTCTTATGTTGGCGAAAACGCCGAATTCGAGCGTCAAATGCTTTCAGGTGAACTTGAGGTTGAATTAACTCCACAAGGAACCTTAGCGGAGCGTTGTCGTGCTGCACAAGCCGGAATTCCAGCTTTCTTTACACCTGCAGGTTATGGAACGGAAGTTGCGGAAGGAAAAGAAGTTCGTGAATTCAACGGAAAAATGCATATCATGGAAGAAGCTTTTAAAGCCGAATTCGCGATTGTAAAAGCATGGAAAGGTGACGAAGCCGGAAATCTTATCTTTAAAGGCACTGCAAGAAACTTTAATGCGTGTATGGCTGGAGCAGGAAAAATAACCATTGCCGAAGTTGAAGAATTAGTTCCCGTAGGAACATTAGATCCAAATCAAATTCATATTCCGGGAATTATGGTACAGCGTATTTTTCAGGGAGAAAAGTTTGAGAAGAGAATCGAGCAGAGAACAGTAAGACAGAGGGGTTAA
- the bla gene encoding class A beta-lactamase, subclass A2: MKKFFVILFLSFQMFAQTTNELRQQLNQIIASKNATVGISIKSIEDKDTLSINGNLKAPLMSVFKFHIALTVLNLVDEGKLSLTQEIFIKKKDLHEDTWSPMKEDYPDGNVKLTLDKILRYTVSHSDNNGCDILIDLVGGTKVVQKFINKQGIKDFVIKVNEEQMKNWKNLYINTTTPLAATELLENFYKGEILKEETTKYLYQIMVETSRGLTWLKAGLPENTELAHRTGISGTNDANLRVAMNDIGIVKLPNGKHFIISVFLKNITESKENTEKIISDIARATWDYFIKK, translated from the coding sequence ATGAAGAAATTCTTTGTAATTCTGTTTCTGTCTTTTCAGATGTTTGCTCAAACAACAAATGAACTTCGGCAACAATTGAATCAAATTATTGCAAGTAAAAATGCGACCGTCGGAATATCTATAAAAAGCATTGAAGATAAAGATACTTTAAGTATTAACGGAAATTTGAAAGCTCCTTTGATGAGTGTTTTTAAATTTCATATTGCGTTGACGGTTTTAAATTTGGTGGATGAAGGTAAGCTTTCTTTGACGCAGGAAATTTTTATTAAAAAGAAAGATTTACATGAAGATACCTGGAGTCCAATGAAAGAAGATTATCCGGATGGAAATGTGAAGTTAACTTTAGATAAAATATTGAGATATACTGTTTCGCATAGCGATAATAATGGCTGTGATATTCTTATTGATTTGGTTGGCGGTACAAAAGTGGTGCAGAAATTTATCAATAAGCAAGGAATCAAAGACTTCGTTATTAAAGTCAACGAAGAACAAATGAAAAATTGGAAAAATCTTTATATCAACACAACAACTCCGTTGGCAGCAACTGAATTATTGGAAAATTTTTATAAAGGAGAAATTCTAAAAGAAGAAACTACCAAGTATTTGTATCAAATAATGGTAGAAACCTCAAGAGGGCTTACGTGGTTGAAAGCAGGACTTCCTGAAAATACAGAATTGGCACACAGAACCGGAATTTCGGGAACAAATGATGCTAATTTGAGAGTTGCAATGAATGACATTGGGATTGTAAAACTCCCAAACGGAAAACATTTTATTATTTCTGTGTTTTTGAAAAACATAACAGAAAGTAAAGAAAATACAGAAAAAATAATTTCAGATATAGCGAGAGCAACTTGGGATTATTTCATTAAAAAGTAA
- a CDS encoding CoA transferase subunit B, with amino-acid sequence MLTKEDIAKRIAKEVKDRYFVNLGIGIPTLVANYVREDIAVEFQSENGVLGMGPFPFAGEEDADIINAGKQTITTLPGASFFDSAFSFGMIRSQKVDLTILGAMEVSENGDIANWKIPGKMVKGMGGAMDLVASAENIIVAMMHVNKAGESKILKKCTLPLTGVGCVKKVVTELAVLEVTEKGFKLLERAPGISVEHIIASTEAELIIEGNIPEMDIR; translated from the coding sequence ATGTTAACAAAAGAAGATATTGCAAAACGAATTGCAAAAGAAGTAAAAGACAGATATTTTGTGAATCTTGGAATTGGGATTCCAACTTTGGTTGCCAATTATGTGAGAGAAGATATTGCAGTTGAATTTCAAAGTGAAAATGGTGTTCTGGGAATGGGACCATTTCCTTTTGCCGGAGAAGAAGACGCTGATATCATTAACGCAGGAAAACAAACCATTACGACATTGCCGGGAGCGAGTTTCTTTGATTCTGCTTTTAGTTTTGGAATGATTCGCAGTCAAAAAGTAGATTTGACGATTCTGGGAGCAATGGAAGTTTCAGAAAATGGCGATATTGCCAATTGGAAGATTCCGGGAAAAATGGTGAAAGGAATGGGAGGAGCTATGGATTTAGTAGCTTCCGCCGAAAATATTATCGTTGCAATGATGCATGTAAACAAAGCGGGAGAATCTAAAATACTAAAAAAATGCACTTTGCCATTAACTGGTGTAGGTTGTGTAAAAAAGGTAGTAACAGAACTTGCTGTTCTGGAAGTGACCGAAAAAGGGTTTAAACTCTTAGAACGAGCACCTGGTATTTCTGTGGAACATATTATTGCATCTACAGAAGCTGAATTAATAATTGAAGGCAATATTCCGGAAATGGATATCCGATAA
- a CDS encoding M4 family metallopeptidase: MERKLPKIMAGTVVILTFSLSGFAQNTDKRVSQKSVSENGQPSLITFSEKSSYKEADYNTVFKEQLGLKENQSFSKVKKESDKEGFTHEKFQLYEQGVKVEFANYTIHSKEGKVVSMNGEFYKLENVKTTPKLSSQAAFDKAIAYTGAKQYLWETPADAAAMDYKKPKGELVLLPSMDDQGKERKSDKVRLAYKFDIYATKPLSRGDLYIDAQTGEALFYNATIKHLGENSHGRFMSAAAKEQSKNATSKLAIVAANAATRYSGTQTIQTTLSGSSYILSDGTRGNGVQTYNSAKTATYPTTNFTDADNNWTAAEYNNTNKDNGALDAHWGAEMTYDYWSAVHGRNSYDNAGAKIKSYVHYNLVAAGYPDNNNAFWNGSVMTYGDGSGTGGFDILTALDVAGHEIGHAVCTYTANLAYQKESGAMNEAFSDIWGACIEYRAAPTKSTWLVGEDIERRSGHLALRSMSDPNSEGQPDTYGGTYWVNVNCTPTNNNDQCGVHTNSGVLNHWFYILSVGKTGTNDIGNAYNVTGITIDKAAKIAFRLESVYLTSNSTYANARTSGIQSAIDLYGAGSAEVIATTNAFYAVGVGAAYSGSTDTVAPSAPTALAAAGTTGSSTNLTWTASTDNVAVTGYDIYQGATLKGSSTTTSYTVTGLTALTAYTFTVKAKDAAGNVSAASNAVNVTTTAASVAYCTSKGNSATDERISKVVFGTINKTSTATTGYEDFTATSTNAAQGTAYTITITPTWTSSVYSEGYAVFIDYNQDGDFSDSGETVFTKAASTASTATGSITIPATATLGTTRLRVSMKYNAIPTSCESFSYGQVEDYTINITASGGIVSEDVTAGLVETVETSSFALYPNPVGGELNVSFANSEGYSFRIINTLGQQLKTGLLSGNLVDVSNLSTGIYIIELNKDDKKIVKKFVKK, encoded by the coding sequence ATGGAAAGAAAATTACCCAAAATTATGGCCGGGACAGTTGTTATTCTTACATTTTCGCTATCAGGATTTGCACAGAATACCGACAAAAGAGTAAGTCAGAAAAGTGTCTCTGAAAACGGACAACCAAGTTTAATCACATTTAGTGAAAAATCCAGTTACAAGGAAGCAGATTATAATACTGTTTTTAAAGAACAACTAGGATTAAAAGAAAATCAGTCTTTTTCTAAGGTTAAAAAAGAATCAGACAAAGAAGGTTTTACGCATGAAAAGTTTCAATTGTATGAACAAGGAGTAAAAGTAGAATTTGCTAATTATACGATTCACTCCAAAGAGGGAAAAGTAGTTTCGATGAACGGAGAGTTTTATAAGCTCGAAAATGTCAAAACAACGCCTAAATTATCAAGTCAGGCAGCTTTTGATAAAGCAATTGCTTACACAGGAGCAAAACAGTATTTATGGGAAACTCCTGCAGATGCTGCTGCAATGGATTATAAAAAACCAAAAGGCGAACTTGTTTTGCTTCCATCAATGGATGACCAAGGCAAGGAAAGAAAAAGCGATAAAGTTCGTTTGGCCTACAAGTTTGATATTTATGCTACAAAACCATTGAGTCGTGGAGATCTTTACATCGATGCTCAAACTGGAGAAGCTTTGTTTTATAATGCAACAATAAAACATTTAGGCGAAAATAGTCATGGAAGATTCATGTCGGCTGCAGCCAAAGAACAAAGCAAAAACGCAACTTCAAAATTAGCGATTGTTGCCGCAAATGCTGCAACACGTTATAGCGGAACTCAAACTATTCAGACAACTTTAAGCGGATCTTCGTATATTTTATCTGATGGTACTCGTGGAAATGGAGTTCAGACTTACAATTCGGCGAAGACCGCAACTTATCCAACAACCAACTTTACGGATGCAGATAATAACTGGACAGCAGCCGAGTATAATAATACAAACAAAGACAATGGCGCGCTTGATGCACATTGGGGAGCTGAAATGACTTATGATTATTGGTCAGCCGTACACGGAAGAAACAGTTATGATAATGCCGGAGCAAAAATCAAAAGTTATGTGCATTATAATTTAGTTGCTGCGGGATATCCGGATAATAATAACGCATTTTGGAACGGAAGTGTTATGACTTACGGTGACGGAAGCGGAACCGGAGGATTTGATATCTTAACAGCGCTTGATGTTGCAGGACACGAAATAGGTCATGCGGTTTGTACTTATACAGCAAATTTGGCATATCAAAAAGAATCCGGAGCGATGAACGAAGCATTCTCTGATATTTGGGGAGCTTGTATCGAATATCGTGCTGCACCAACAAAATCGACTTGGTTAGTAGGAGAAGATATCGAAAGAAGAAGTGGGCATCTTGCTTTACGTTCGATGAGCGATCCAAATTCTGAAGGACAGCCAGATACTTATGGCGGAACTTATTGGGTAAATGTAAATTGTACGCCAACAAATAATAATGACCAATGTGGTGTTCATACCAATTCAGGAGTATTAAATCACTGGTTTTATATTTTGTCTGTAGGTAAAACAGGAACAAATGATATTGGAAACGCTTACAACGTAACCGGAATCACAATTGACAAAGCAGCAAAAATTGCTTTCCGTTTAGAAAGTGTTTATTTAACTTCAAATTCTACTTATGCAAACGCTAGAACTTCAGGAATTCAATCGGCTATTGATTTATACGGAGCTGGTTCTGCAGAAGTTATTGCAACTACAAACGCGTTTTATGCTGTAGGAGTTGGTGCTGCATATTCAGGATCTACAGATACAGTTGCTCCAAGTGCTCCAACAGCTCTTGCTGCTGCGGGAACAACAGGATCAAGTACTAATTTAACCTGGACAGCTTCTACAGATAATGTAGCCGTTACCGGATATGATATCTATCAAGGAGCAACTCTAAAAGGTTCTTCTACAACAACAAGTTATACTGTAACTGGATTAACAGCTTTGACAGCTTATACTTTTACGGTGAAAGCCAAAGATGCCGCAGGAAATGTTTCGGCAGCGAGTAATGCTGTGAATGTTACGACTACAGCAGCTTCAGTAGCTTATTGTACATCAAAAGGAAATAGCGCTACAGACGAGAGAATCTCAAAAGTTGTTTTTGGAACTATCAATAAAACTTCTACAGCAACAACTGGATATGAAGATTTTACTGCTACTTCTACAAATGCAGCGCAAGGAACTGCGTACACAATAACAATTACGCCAACATGGACTTCATCTGTTTACAGCGAAGGATATGCTGTTTTCATTGACTACAATCAAGATGGTGATTTTTCAGATTCAGGAGAAACTGTTTTCACAAAAGCAGCGTCAACAGCTTCAACAGCAACAGGATCAATTACAATTCCTGCAACGGCAACTTTGGGAACAACAAGACTTAGAGTTTCAATGAAATACAATGCAATTCCAACTTCTTGTGAATCTTTCTCTTATGGTCAAGTAGAAGATTATACTATAAACATAACTGCTTCAGGTGGAATTGTAAGTGAAGATGTTACTGCAGGATTAGTTGAAACAGTTGAAACTTCAAGTTTTGCTTTATATCCGAATCCGGTTGGAGGTGAACTGAACGTTTCATTTGCAAACAGTGAAGGTTATTCTTTTAGAATCATAAACACATTAGGTCAGCAATTAAAAACTGGTCTACTTTCTGGAAATCTTGTTGATGTAAGCAACTTGAGCACTGGAATTTATATTATCGAATTGAATAAAGACGACAAAAAAATCGTTAAGAAATTCGTTAAGAAATAA
- a CDS encoding TonB-dependent receptor translates to MRKKLQIVLTAILTLSSTLFFAQNHEIKGTITNENGNPLEFATVLIKGTQTNTTSDALGKFTINASANNPTLIVSLFGYQTKELVAKDHFVDVQLALENNSLDEIVVVGSRNPKKSKLETAVPVDVVNLAKIRNITPQTTTNDILTYMIPSFNSNRQSSADGTEHIDPASLRGLGPDQVLVLVNGKRRHTTSLVNYQNTVGNGSVGTDLSAIPASSIKRIEVLRDGAAAQYGSDAIAGVINLVLKDNAGLEVNATYGSTSRDDGQTTNVNLNYGAKIGNKGGFINLTGEFNNREKTNRSQNNNLIIFDQSAQGNFFAYDFADNPAQSRQIDDDLLAQNGLKRDDFNFQIGDAKIQNIQGFFNTSIPLNDQIEFYANGGVSHREGTGFGFRRLPSETENVVASIFPFGFQPELNSVVTDLSSSVGFKFKFGEWKLDLSNTIGENKFIYDVSNTNNVSLGDNSPTDFKAGNHSFLQNTVNADISRLYKDVFHGLNVAFGGEYRFEKYKIVPGEENSYINGGAQSFPGFSPLNAVNENRNSVGVYADVEADVTEKLLIGVAGRYEDFTDFGNTINGKLSARYKILDNLFVRGAISTGFRAPSLHQQFFNNIATDVVDGQLLNSGIFRNDSQVAKELGIPKLKEETSRNYSFGIVFSPTKKLHITADYYHIRIDNRIILTGNLGNDAYGEPVPALRDLFAQYGAQTGRFFTNAINTTTNGVDMVIDYDLNVGPGKMNLSLLYNYNANKVDDQLNNIPPLFIGQEDVYYGPQERSLIETNTPKHKGTFAINYSLTKWNFLLRNTYFGEVIRDGFPFGGIQKHNGKVVTDLTVAYKITPKIQIALGANNLFDIFPDKQIYENSYYGVFKYAPVQMGTTGAYYFGRMSFTL, encoded by the coding sequence ATGAGAAAAAAATTACAAATTGTGCTAACCGCAATTCTCACTTTATCGAGTACTTTGTTTTTTGCACAGAATCACGAGATAAAAGGGACTATTACAAATGAAAATGGAAATCCGTTGGAATTTGCAACTGTTCTTATCAAAGGAACTCAAACCAATACTACAAGTGATGCTTTAGGAAAATTTACAATTAACGCTTCGGCTAATAATCCAACATTAATTGTATCGCTATTTGGCTATCAAACGAAAGAATTGGTGGCAAAAGACCATTTTGTAGATGTACAATTAGCTTTGGAAAACAATAGTCTTGACGAAATTGTAGTTGTAGGAAGTAGAAATCCTAAGAAGAGCAAACTTGAAACGGCAGTTCCTGTTGATGTTGTAAACTTGGCTAAAATCAGAAACATAACGCCACAAACTACGACAAACGATATTTTGACGTATATGATTCCGTCTTTTAATTCAAACCGTCAATCTTCGGCAGATGGAACCGAACATATTGATCCGGCTTCCTTGAGAGGTTTAGGTCCTGATCAGGTTTTGGTTTTGGTTAATGGAAAAAGAAGACATACTACCTCATTGGTAAACTACCAAAATACGGTTGGAAACGGGTCTGTTGGTACAGATTTAAGTGCTATTCCGGCTTCGTCCATAAAACGTATTGAAGTTTTGCGTGATGGTGCAGCAGCTCAATATGGTTCTGATGCAATTGCTGGTGTAATCAATTTGGTTTTAAAAGATAACGCGGGTCTTGAAGTAAATGCAACTTATGGTTCAACATCTCGAGATGATGGTCAGACTACAAATGTGAACTTAAACTACGGAGCAAAAATTGGAAATAAAGGAGGTTTTATCAACTTAACCGGTGAATTTAATAACCGCGAAAAAACGAATCGCTCTCAAAACAACAACCTGATTATCTTCGATCAATCGGCGCAAGGCAATTTCTTTGCTTATGATTTTGCTGATAATCCCGCTCAATCTCGTCAAATTGATGATGATTTATTAGCTCAAAATGGATTGAAACGTGATGATTTCAATTTTCAGATTGGAGATGCAAAAATCCAAAATATTCAGGGATTCTTTAATACTTCAATTCCGTTAAACGATCAAATCGAATTTTATGCAAATGGTGGCGTAAGTCATAGAGAAGGAACAGGTTTTGGTTTTAGACGTTTACCAAGTGAAACGGAGAATGTTGTCGCTTCTATTTTCCCTTTCGGATTTCAACCGGAATTAAATTCTGTTGTAACGGATCTTTCTTCTTCTGTTGGTTTTAAATTTAAATTTGGAGAATGGAAACTGGACTTGAGTAATACTATTGGTGAAAACAAGTTTATTTACGATGTATCGAACACAAACAACGTTTCCTTAGGTGATAATAGTCCAACAGATTTTAAGGCCGGAAATCACTCGTTTTTACAAAACACGGTCAATGCTGATATTTCTCGATTGTATAAAGATGTTTTTCATGGTTTGAATGTTGCTTTTGGAGGTGAATATCGTTTTGAAAAATACAAAATTGTTCCGGGCGAAGAGAATTCATATATTAATGGCGGAGCACAATCGTTCCCCGGATTTTCTCCTTTGAATGCTGTAAACGAAAACAGAAACAGCGTTGGCGTTTATGCTGATGTTGAAGCTGATGTTACGGAAAAATTATTAATTGGAGTTGCGGGTCGTTACGAAGATTTCACTGATTTTGGAAATACGATTAACGGAAAATTATCTGCGAGATACAAAATCTTAGACAATCTATTTGTTCGTGGTGCCATTAGTACAGGTTTTAGAGCGCCTTCGTTACACCAACAATTCTTCAATAATATCGCAACAGATGTTGTTGACGGACAACTTCTAAATTCGGGTATTTTTAGAAATGATAGTCAGGTTGCTAAAGAACTGGGAATTCCGAAATTAAAAGAAGAAACTTCAAGAAACTATAGCTTTGGAATTGTTTTTTCTCCAACCAAAAAATTACACATTACGGCTGATTATTATCACATTAGAATTGACAACAGAATTATCCTTACGGGAAATTTAGGAAACGATGCTTACGGAGAACCTGTTCCGGCGCTTCGTGATTTATTTGCTCAATATGGCGCTCAAACGGGTCGTTTCTTTACGAATGCGATCAACACCACTACAAACGGAGTCGATATGGTTATTGATTATGACCTAAATGTTGGTCCCGGAAAAATGAATCTTTCGCTATTATACAACTACAATGCTAACAAAGTTGATGATCAGTTGAATAATATTCCGCCTTTGTTTATTGGTCAAGAAGATGTGTATTATGGTCCGCAGGAAAGAAGTTTAATCGAAACGAATACGCCAAAACATAAAGGTACTTTCGCAATCAATTATAGTCTAACAAAATGGAACTTTTTATTGAGAAATACTTATTTTGGAGAAGTAATTCGTGACGGTTTCCCTTTTGGAGGAATCCAGAAACATAACGGAAAAGTGGTTACTGATTTAACTGTTGCTTACAAAATAACTCCAAAAATTCAGATTGCTTTGGGTGCAAATAACTTGTTTGACATTTTCCCGGACAAACAAATTTACGAAAACAGTTACTACGGAGTATTTAAATATGCGCCGGTTCAAATGGGAACTACTGGAGCTTACTACTTTGGACGTATGAGTTTTACACTTTAA
- a CDS encoding S-adenosyl-l-methionine hydroxide adenosyltransferase family protein gives MKLRLLLFLCAITFNVFSQNNVLVFQSDFGLKDGAVSAMKGVAMGVSTDLKIFDVTHEIPAFNIWEAAYRLSQTAQYYPAGTVFVSVCDPGVGTSRHSVVLLTKSGHYFVTPDNGTLTLIAEQLGIQEIREIDEVKNRRQNSNESYTFHGRDVYAFTGARLASKTITFEEVGPKLPNEVVKIEYQKPVFEKGIIKGGIPILDIQYGNVWTNIDKKTFANLDVKAGDIVKIQIFKGTKKVYDGKLKLVHTFGEVPVGTDVCYFNSLLNFSLAVNQGSFSEKYKIYSGADWSILLSK, from the coding sequence ATGAAATTAAGATTGTTACTTTTTTTGTGCGCTATTACATTTAATGTTTTTTCGCAAAATAACGTATTGGTTTTTCAATCAGATTTTGGTTTGAAAGATGGGGCAGTATCTGCTATGAAAGGGGTTGCGATGGGAGTTTCAACCGATTTGAAAATATTTGATGTAACTCACGAAATTCCGGCATTTAATATTTGGGAAGCCGCATATCGTTTGTCTCAAACGGCACAATATTATCCTGCAGGAACTGTTTTTGTTTCAGTTTGTGATCCTGGAGTTGGTACTTCGAGACATTCAGTTGTTCTATTGACCAAATCAGGACATTATTTTGTAACTCCGGATAACGGAACTTTAACTTTAATCGCTGAACAATTAGGAATTCAGGAAATTCGTGAAATCGATGAAGTAAAAAACCGTCGTCAGAATTCAAATGAATCTTATACGTTTCACGGTCGCGATGTTTACGCTTTTACCGGAGCGCGTTTAGCATCAAAAACAATTACGTTTGAAGAAGTTGGACCAAAATTGCCAAACGAAGTAGTGAAAATCGAATATCAAAAACCAGTTTTCGAAAAAGGAATTATCAAAGGCGGAATTCCAATTTTGGACATTCAATACGGAAACGTTTGGACAAATATTGATAAAAAGACTTTTGCTAATTTAGACGTGAAAGCTGGAGATATAGTTAAAATCCAGATTTTCAAAGGAACTAAAAAAGTTTATGACGGAAAATTAAAATTGGTACACACTTTTGGAGAAGTTCCGGTTGGTACTGATGTTTGTTATTTCAACAGTCTTCTGAATTTTTCATTAGCCGTAAATCAAGGAAGTTTCTCAGAAAAATACAAAATCTACAGCGGAGCAGATTGGAGTATTTTGCTAAGCAAATAA